One window of Xylocopa sonorina isolate GNS202 chromosome 9, iyXylSono1_principal, whole genome shotgun sequence genomic DNA carries:
- the LOC143426834 gene encoding venom allergen 5, translating into MLRSTGLSCQDKQTILDEHNRLRQLVSLGQIRGQPSAANMREITWDDELATKAQNWANRCGETHDSRSERDVRRFAVGQNCALWWISRQEPYNDQPNWRRIINDWFSEVQHYTGRITKTTGHYTQLVWADTYLVGCGYSFYYDPARGYVRNYVCNYGPGGNVVGFQLYQSGQPACDSYGMLYSNRYAGLCSGPYNYYLGAYCSYG; encoded by the exons GATCCACTGGACTGTCCTGCCAGGATAAACAAACCATCTTGGACGAGCATAATCGACTGAGACAACTGGTGTCTCTAGGACAGATTCGTGGGCAACCCAGCGCAGCTAACATGAGGGAAATC ACTTGGGACGATGAACTGGCCACGAAAGCGCAAAATTGGGCAAATCGATGCGGTGAGACGCACGACAGCCGCAGTGAGAGAGACGTTC GCAGGTTCGCGGTGGGACAAAATTGTGCGCTCTGGTGGATAAGCAGACAGGAACCGTACAACGACCAACCTAATTGGCGACGAATAATCAACGACTGGTTCAGCGAAGTGCAACATTATACAGGCCGCATTACCAAGACTACTGGTCACTATACTCAG CTTGTCTGGGCCGACACGTATCTGGTAGGCTGCGGCTACTCCTTCTATTACGATCCTGCTCGAGGCTACGTTAGGAACTACGTCTGCAACTATGGGCCCGG CGGTAACGTGGTCGGCTTTCAACTGTATCAATCGGGACAGCCTGCTTGTGACAGCTACGGGATGCTTTATTCTAATCGATACGCAGGCCTTTGTT CTGGACCGTACAATTACTATCTAGGAGCGTACTGCAGTTACGGTTAA